In the genome of Variibacter gotjawalensis, one region contains:
- a CDS encoding enoyl-CoA hydratase, producing the protein MHGTSEADKVLSRVENGVGWITFNNPERRNAMSLDMWARTADYLEAYAKDDKVRVVVLTGAGDKAFVSGADISKFGTERSTPEAIAQYAETTKRVNDQLYAYPKPTIAMIRGYCVGGGLGLALACDLRFCVTGSQFSVPAAKLGLGYAYPGIKRLVDTVGIAFAKEIFFTAKLFTSQQAYEMGLVNRVVPEAELAAFVDDYAQTIAGNAPLTVNSTKFIIDQSAALDPDLEKCDAMVAACFASSDYREGRSAFMEKRKPKFTGS; encoded by the coding sequence ATGCACGGAACATCTGAAGCCGACAAAGTCCTCTCGCGCGTCGAAAACGGCGTCGGCTGGATCACCTTCAACAATCCGGAACGCCGCAACGCGATGTCGCTCGATATGTGGGCACGCACCGCTGACTATCTTGAAGCCTACGCGAAGGACGACAAGGTTCGCGTCGTCGTGCTCACGGGTGCGGGCGACAAGGCCTTCGTCTCCGGTGCCGACATTTCGAAATTCGGCACCGAACGCTCGACGCCCGAGGCGATTGCGCAATATGCCGAGACGACGAAGCGCGTGAACGATCAGCTTTACGCTTATCCGAAACCGACGATCGCGATGATCCGCGGCTATTGCGTCGGCGGCGGTCTCGGCCTGGCGCTCGCCTGCGATCTGCGCTTCTGCGTCACCGGTTCGCAGTTCTCGGTGCCGGCCGCAAAGCTCGGCCTCGGTTACGCGTATCCGGGCATCAAGCGTCTGGTCGACACGGTCGGCATCGCATTCGCGAAGGAGATTTTCTTCACCGCGAAGCTGTTCACGTCGCAGCAGGCTTATGAGATGGGCCTTGTCAATCGCGTCGTACCGGAGGCCGAACTCGCCGCTTTCGTCGACGACTATGCGCAGACGATCGCCGGCAATGCACCGCTGACCGTGAACTCGACGAAGTTCATCATCGATCAATCGGCCGCGCTCGATCCGGACTTGGAGAAGTGCGATGCCATGGTCGCGGCGTGCTTCGCCAGCAGCGATTACCGCGAAGGTCGCTCTGCCTTCATGGAAAAGCGCAAGCCGAAGTTTACCGGCAGCTGA
- a CDS encoding Bax inhibitor-1/YccA family protein yields MSDFDRNAATAKWGRPLTGAETSVIDAGLRAYMLRVYNYMVLGLAVTGFAALGIFMLSTTNDPALAAKSATGAALALKGGKVFLTQIGYTLFVSPLKWAVVFAPLAFVFFFSYKLDSLKPSTAQIMFLAFATLIGVSLATVLMVYTSTSIARVFFITAASFGALSLWGYTTQKDISSWGSFLFMGLIGVVLASLVNIFLQSSMLQFIMSVVGVLVFAGLTAWDTQRIKSEYVYGAMQGDVMERSAISGALSLYLNFINMFTLLLNLFGDRE; encoded by the coding sequence ATGTCCGATTTTGATCGCAACGCCGCGACTGCGAAATGGGGCCGGCCCCTTACGGGCGCCGAGACCTCTGTCATCGACGCGGGACTGCGCGCTTACATGCTGCGCGTCTACAACTACATGGTGCTGGGCCTGGCCGTCACCGGCTTCGCGGCTCTCGGCATCTTCATGCTGTCGACCACGAACGATCCGGCACTCGCCGCGAAGAGCGCCACCGGCGCCGCGCTCGCCCTCAAGGGCGGCAAGGTGTTCCTGACGCAGATCGGCTACACGCTGTTCGTGTCGCCGCTGAAGTGGGCCGTAGTGTTCGCTCCTCTCGCCTTCGTGTTCTTCTTCTCCTACAAGCTCGACAGCCTCAAGCCGTCGACCGCGCAGATCATGTTCCTTGCCTTCGCGACGCTGATCGGCGTCTCGCTGGCGACGGTGCTGATGGTCTACACGTCGACCTCGATCGCCCGCGTGTTCTTCATCACGGCGGCATCGTTCGGCGCGCTGAGCCTGTGGGGTTACACGACGCAGAAGGACATTTCGTCCTGGGGCTCGTTCCTGTTCATGGGCCTGATCGGCGTAGTGCTCGCCTCGCTGGTCAACATCTTCCTGCAGTCCTCGATGCTGCAGTTCATCATGTCGGTCGTCGGCGTGCTGGTGTTCGCGGGCCTCACGGCTTGGGATACGCAGCGCATCAAGAGCGAATACGTCTACGGCGCGATGCAGGGTGACGTGATGGAGCGGTCGGCGATCTCCGGCGCTCTCAGCCTCTACCTCAACTTCATCAACATGTTCACGCTGCTGCTGAACCTGTTCGGTGACCGCGAGTAA
- a CDS encoding ABC transporter permease, with protein sequence MTSLVASSRSGALPLRIALRELRGGLRGFFVFIACIALGVMTIAAVTSFSRSLTEGLARGGRTILGADIAFSLLHREATEAERAFLARQGSVVAAATMRAMARTSDQRSALVELKAVDNVYPHFGALVLKPALPLNDAMAMRDGAYGAAVDESLLARLELPLGSRIQVGGATIELRSVIEAEPDKLSAGVAFGPRLLVSIEALRATGLLQPGSLVRWSYQLKLPGGNATDPATEAVATAAQKELPQAGWEIRSRNNASPSLERNIERFTQFLTLVGLIALLVGGVGVANAVKAYVERKHDTIATMKALGASGGSIVRLYLVQVMLLAALGALIGAVLGGGLPFAALSLFGLILPLPVAPAIYPAELALAATYGMLTALAFAIWPLGRAHDVPVSALFRDAVAPDRRWPRRRYVVATVLIVAALAAFSIFMSYDRRIATIFVTSAALILVTLRLIAAAVMAVARRLPRAQSTVVRLAVNNIHRPGALTPTVVLSLGLGLALLVTVTLIDGNLRQQFAAALPERAPAFYFLDIQQADAERFEKEVAKDAPGAALNRVPMLRGRIVAVNGKRPEELNPTPQVAWALQGDRGITYANQAPNGSRIVAGKWWDEGYAGPPLVSLEKRIADGLGLTVGGKITVNVLGRDITAEVANLRTVDWQSLGINFVLVYSPSTFRGAPNTSIGTLTYPTNSADPAREIALVKALAVTFPGVTVVRVKEAIDVVGSLITNLIVGIRSASLLSILSAILVLGGALSASHRHRVYESVVLKTLGATRMRLIAAYALEYLVLGAVTAAFGVAVGSLAAWFVVSDIMNLRFVWLPAPALVAAVGALLLTVTLGLSGTVRALGQKAAPVLRNL encoded by the coding sequence ATGACATCGCTCGTTGCATCGTCGCGCTCGGGCGCGTTGCCGCTACGTATCGCGCTGCGCGAATTGCGCGGAGGCTTGCGTGGCTTCTTCGTCTTCATCGCGTGCATTGCGCTCGGCGTGATGACGATCGCGGCGGTCACGTCGTTCTCGCGCAGCCTCACCGAAGGGCTTGCGCGCGGCGGCCGCACGATCCTCGGCGCCGATATCGCCTTCTCGCTTCTGCATCGCGAGGCGACCGAAGCGGAGCGCGCCTTCCTCGCGCGGCAAGGCTCCGTCGTCGCCGCCGCCACGATGCGCGCGATGGCGCGCACAAGCGATCAGCGATCGGCGCTGGTCGAGCTCAAAGCGGTCGACAACGTCTATCCGCATTTCGGCGCGCTGGTTCTCAAACCCGCCCTTCCGCTCAACGACGCAATGGCGATGCGCGACGGCGCTTACGGCGCGGCGGTCGACGAATCCCTGCTGGCGCGGCTCGAATTGCCGCTCGGCTCGCGCATTCAAGTCGGCGGCGCGACGATCGAACTGCGCAGTGTGATCGAAGCCGAGCCAGACAAACTTTCGGCAGGCGTCGCGTTCGGGCCGCGCCTTCTCGTTTCGATCGAAGCGTTGCGTGCGACGGGATTGCTGCAGCCCGGCAGCCTGGTGCGCTGGAGTTACCAGCTCAAACTCCCCGGCGGCAATGCGACCGATCCGGCGACCGAGGCGGTCGCGACAGCGGCGCAGAAAGAATTGCCGCAAGCCGGCTGGGAAATTCGCTCGCGCAACAATGCGTCGCCATCGCTCGAGCGCAACATCGAACGCTTCACACAGTTCCTTACGCTCGTCGGCCTGATCGCGCTGCTGGTCGGCGGCGTCGGCGTTGCGAATGCCGTGAAGGCGTATGTCGAGCGGAAGCACGACACGATCGCGACGATGAAGGCGCTCGGTGCCAGCGGCGGCAGCATCGTGCGACTCTATCTCGTCCAAGTGATGCTACTCGCGGCATTGGGCGCGCTGATCGGCGCTGTCCTCGGCGGCGGGTTGCCTTTTGCTGCGCTAAGCTTGTTCGGATTGATCCTGCCGTTGCCGGTGGCGCCCGCGATCTATCCGGCGGAACTCGCGCTCGCCGCGACCTACGGCATGCTGACCGCGCTTGCTTTCGCGATCTGGCCGCTCGGCCGCGCGCATGACGTGCCGGTGTCGGCCTTGTTCCGTGACGCGGTGGCGCCGGATCGGCGCTGGCCGCGCCGCCGCTACGTCGTCGCGACGGTCTTGATCGTCGCGGCGCTCGCGGCATTTTCGATCTTCATGTCTTACGACCGGCGCATCGCGACAATCTTCGTGACCTCGGCAGCGCTGATTCTGGTTACGCTCCGGCTGATCGCAGCCGCCGTGATGGCGGTGGCGCGCCGCCTGCCCCGCGCGCAGTCGACGGTGGTTCGCCTCGCGGTGAATAACATCCACCGGCCCGGCGCGCTGACGCCGACCGTGGTGCTGTCGCTCGGTCTCGGCCTCGCCCTGCTGGTCACTGTAACGCTCATCGACGGCAATCTGCGTCAGCAATTTGCCGCCGCCCTGCCGGAGCGGGCACCGGCCTTCTACTTCCTCGATATCCAGCAAGCCGACGCCGAGCGGTTCGAGAAGGAAGTCGCCAAGGACGCGCCAGGCGCCGCACTCAATCGCGTTCCGATGCTGCGTGGCCGCATCGTCGCGGTGAACGGCAAGCGCCCCGAGGAGCTCAACCCGACACCGCAAGTCGCCTGGGCACTGCAGGGCGACCGTGGCATCACCTACGCGAATCAGGCGCCGAACGGCTCGCGGATCGTTGCCGGCAAGTGGTGGGACGAGGGCTATGCGGGTCCCCCGCTGGTTTCCCTCGAGAAGCGCATCGCCGACGGCCTCGGCCTGACGGTCGGCGGCAAGATCACCGTCAACGTGCTCGGCCGCGACATCACGGCCGAGGTCGCGAATCTCCGCACCGTCGATTGGCAGTCGCTCGGCATCAATTTCGTGCTGGTTTACTCGCCATCGACCTTCCGTGGCGCACCGAACACCTCGATCGGCACCTTGACCTATCCGACCAACAGCGCCGACCCGGCGCGTGAGATCGCGCTCGTCAAAGCGCTCGCGGTCACCTTCCCGGGCGTAACGGTCGTCCGCGTCAAGGAAGCGATCGATGTGGTCGGCTCCCTCATCACCAACCTCATCGTCGGCATCCGCAGCGCGAGCTTGCTGTCGATTTTATCGGCAATACTGGTGCTCGGTGGTGCGCTTTCGGCGAGCCATCGGCATCGCGTCTACGAATCGGTCGTCCTTAAGACGCTGGGTGCGACGCGGATGCGGCTGATAGCCGCGTATGCGTTGGAGTACCTCGTCTTGGGTGCCGTGACGGCTGCCTTCGGCGTCGCGGTAGGGTCGCTCGCAGCCTGGTTTGTCGTCTCCGACATCATGAATCTGCGATTCGTATGGTTACCGGCACCCGCACTGGTTGCCGCAGTCGGGGCTTTATTACTAACCGTCACCTTAGGGTTGAGCGGAACGGTGCGTGCGCTGGGCCAAAAGGCCGCACCCGTATTGAGGAATCTATAG
- a CDS encoding ABC transporter ATP-binding protein, translating into MTPAERPAIELANINLSLGEGAARVHILKDITLHIAQGEAVGLTGPSGSGKSTLLMVMAGLERPDVGSLRVAGTDLGALNEDGLARFRGRQVGIVFQSFHLIPTMTALENVAVPLELAGAPDAFERARKELVAVGLGERLSHYPAQLSGGEQQRVAIARALAPNPAILVADEPTGNLDEGTGRQIVDLLFAGHAERRMTLVLVTHDPSLAARCDRQVRLRSGRIETRDEMKAAATS; encoded by the coding sequence ATGACTCCGGCCGAGCGGCCTGCGATCGAACTTGCGAACATCAACCTTTCCCTGGGCGAAGGTGCGGCGCGGGTTCATATCCTCAAAGACATCACGCTTCATATAGCGCAAGGCGAGGCGGTTGGCCTCACGGGGCCGTCCGGCTCCGGCAAATCGACGCTGTTAATGGTAATGGCCGGTCTAGAACGGCCGGACGTCGGTTCGCTCCGTGTGGCCGGCACGGACCTTGGCGCGCTGAACGAAGACGGCCTCGCCCGCTTCCGCGGCCGCCAGGTCGGCATCGTCTTTCAGTCCTTCCATCTCATCCCGACGATGACGGCGCTCGAGAATGTCGCGGTGCCGCTCGAACTCGCCGGAGCGCCCGACGCATTCGAGCGCGCCCGCAAGGAACTCGTCGCGGTCGGCCTCGGCGAACGGCTGTCGCATTATCCCGCGCAATTGTCGGGCGGCGAGCAGCAGCGCGTCGCCATCGCGCGCGCACTCGCGCCGAACCCCGCGATTCTCGTTGCGGACGAGCCGACGGGCAATCTCGACGAAGGCACCGGCCGGCAAATTGTCGATCTGTTGTTTGCGGGTCACGCCGAACGCCGCATGACGCTGGTGCTCGTCACGCACGACCCGTCACTCGCGGCGCGCTGCGATCGCCAAGTGCGGCTACGTTCCGGACGAATCGAGACGCGCGATGAGATGAAAGCCGCCGCAACGTCATGA